GACTGTTCTCCTGCGAGGAGGTCCTGTGTCAGGAACACGGAGATCCATCGGCGTCGGGCTCGCGTTGGGCCTGCTGCTGGGCGGGCCCGCAGCGCTACCGGGCACGTCACCCGCGACCGCCATCGGCCCCGGCCCGACCACGACGCCCGCCATCGGTCCGGGGCCGACGTCCACCCCGGGCGGTGGCCGGCCGGTGACCGTCACGCTGCTCACCGGCGACCGGGTCACGGTGGCCGGCAAGGGCGTCACCGTCCGCCCCGGCCCCGGCCGGGACGGCATGACCTTCCTGACCCGGCGGTCGGCCGGTCAGCTCACCGTCATCCCCCGGGACGCGGCGCCGCTGATCCGCAGCGGCCAGGTCGACCAGCGGCTGTTCGACGTCGCCGGGCTGGTCGCCGCCGGGTACGACGACGCGCGGCGGGACACCCTGCCGTTGCTGCTGCGCTACCGGGGCGGAGCGAAACGGTCCGGCCCCGCCGCCGCGGGCACCCGGGTCACCCGGGAGCTGCCCGCGATCGGCGGCGCGGCCGTCACCGCTGCCAAGGACCGGGCCGGGGCGGTCTGGACGACGCTCACCACCGGTACGTCCACCACGCGCGTCGGCACTGCGGAGGGTGTCGAGCGGATCTGGTTGGACGGCCGGCGTCGGGTGACGTTGGACCGCAGCGTGGCGCAGATCGGCGCGCCGGAGGCGCACCGGGCCGGCTGGACCGGCCGGGGCGTCCGGGTGGCGGTGCTCGACACCGGCGTGGACACCACCCACCCGGACCTGGCCGGACGGGTCGCGCAGAGCCGCAACTTCAGCGACGCCACCGACCCGGACGACACGGTCGGTCACGGCACCCACGTGGCGTCCACCATCGGCGGCAGCGGGGCCGGCGCCGACGGCCGCTACGCCGGGGTCGCGCCGGACGTGACCCTGTTCTCCGGCAAGGTCTGCGAGAGCGACTGGTGCACCGACTCGGCGATCCTGGCCGGCATGCAGTGGGCCGCCGTCGACCTGGACGCGACGGTGGTGAACGTCAGCCTCGGCGGGCCCGACGGGCCGGCGGTCGACCCGCTGGAGGAGGCGATCGAGAACCTGACCGCGCAGACCGGCGCGCTGTTCGTGGTGGCCGCCGGCAACGACGGGTCCGACGCCTCGGTCGGCTCCCCGGGCAGCGCGGACGCCGCGTTGACCGTCGGCGCGGTCGACCGGGACGACACCCTGGCCGACTTCTCCAGCCGGGGCCCCCGCCCGTACGACGGCGGGATCAAGCCCGACATCACCGCGCCCGGCGTCGGCATCGTGGCGGCCCGGGCCGCCGAGGGGCGGATCGGCCAACCGGTCGGGGAGCGGTACGTGAGCCTCTCCGGCACCTCGATGGCCACCCCGCACGTGGCCGGCGCGGTGGCCCTGCTGGCCCAGCAGCACCCGGACGCCAACGCCGGGCAGCTCAAGGCGCTGCTGATGGCCTCGGCCCGGCCGCACCCCGAGCAGACCGCCTACCAGCAGGGCGCCGGCCGGGTCGACTCGGCCGCGGCGGTCGGCCAGCAGGTCACCAGCGACCCGCCCAGCGTCTCGTTCGGCACGGCGCGGTGGCCGCACGACGACGACACCCCGGTGGACCGGCGGGTCGCGTACCGGAACGCGGACGACGCCCCGGTGACGCTGACGCTGACCCTGGAGGTCACCGGCCCCGACGGCCGACCCGCGCCGGCCGGCGTGTTCCGGCTCGCCGCCGGCCAGGTCACCGTGCCGGCCGGTGGCCGGGCGGAGGTGACGGTGACCGCCGACACCCGGGTGGCCGGGCCGGACGGCCACTACACCGGACGGCTGGTGGCCCGCGCCGGCACGTCGACGACGGTGACCCCGTTGGCGATCGACCGGGAGGTGGAGAGCTACGACCTGACCGTCGAGACCCTCGACCTGGCCGGGGCCCGCACCGACGACCACTTCACCGACCTGTACGGCCTGGACGGTTTTCTGGCGCGCGGCGTCTACGGCGCCGACGGGCTGGCCACCGTGCGGCTGCCCAAGGGACGTTACGGGCTGGTCAGCGCGAGCCTGCCCCCGGACGGGGACGGGTTCACCCTGCTCGCCCAGCCGGAGCTGGTGGTCGACCGGGACCAGCGGGTCACCGCCGACGCCCGGCGGAGCGGGCCGGTCCGGATGACCGTGCCCGAGCCGTCCGCCGTGCCCGCGATGGCCGACGTGTCCGTCCAGTTCAACGGAACGGACGTGGGCTACGGATTCGGCTTCGGGGGTGCTGACTTCACCGGCGTCCGCACCGGCCCGATCGGTCGGAAGACCTCGGCGGACAGGTTCGCCGCCACGCTCTCCGGGCAGTGGGCGCACGGCGAGGCGGAAATCAGTCCGTACCTGTACGCGACGGCCGAGACCTTCGGTGGCGCGCTGCCGAACGGGTTCGTCAAGGACTACCGTCGACGCGACCTGGCCGCCGTCCACCAGCGGTTCCACGCCGGGACCGGCACGGAGGCCGACCGGGCGGTCTTCCCCGCGCCGGAGAACATCTGGTCGGCCTCGGCGATCGGCGTGCCCACCAGTCTGCCCGGCGGTCGGGTCGAGTACGTCAACACCGCGCCCGGCCTCAAGTGGTGGTCGATCCTGGAGACCGGGGAACGCGACGCCGACGGCTGGCTGGAGATCCAGACGAGCCTGTTGTCCCCGGACACCGCCTACCAGGCCGGTCGGGTCTACCGGGACGAGTGGAACGCGCCGCCCTTCGGGCCGACGATGGGCCGGCCGGCCCTGGGCGTGGTCCGCTTCCAGGACTTCATCGTGGTGGACATCCCGACGCACAGCGACGCCCGGGGCCACTACGGGTACTCCGCCGCCAGCGCCGAACGCACCCGGCTCTACCGGGGCGACGACCTGGTCGGGGAGAGCCCCTACGCCGGGTACGGGGAGTTCGCCGTCGGCCCGGAGCCCGCCGACTACCGGGTGGAGCTGACCACCGAGCGGGACTTCACCGACCTGAGCACCGTGGTGACCGGTAGCTGGACGTTCCGCTCGGCGTACGCCGACGGGGACGAGCTGGTCGGGCATCCGTTGTCGGCGGTCCGGTTCACGCCCCGGCTGGACTCCTCCGGCGCGGCGCCGGCCGGGCGGGCCTTCACGATTCCGGTGACCGTGCAGCGGCAGGCCGACACCCCGGCCGCCCCGGTCACCGCGCTCACCGTCGACGTGTCGTACGACGGCGGGAAGAGCTGGCAGCCGGCGAACCTGCGGCAGCAGGGCGACGGCTGGGTGGCGACGGTACGGCACCCGGCGAAGCCGGGCTGGGTGTCGCTGCGGGCCGCCGTCACCACCGGCGACGGTGGCGCCGCAGGCCACCAGGTCACCCAGGCGTACCGCCTGAAGTGAGCGTGCGGGAGGGTCCGCTCCGGTCCCCGGAGCGGACCCTCCCCAGCCCCGGCCGAGGTCAGTCGTTGGCGTGCAGGGCGGCGTTCAGGGTGATGCCCTGACCGGCGCGCGGGCGGGCCTCCAGCGCGCCGGTGACCGAGTTGCGCCAGAACAGCAGCCCGGCGACCCCGGACAGCTCGCGGGCCTTGACCGTCCGCCCGTCCGGCAGGGTGATCTTCGACGCGGCGGTGACGTAGCAGCCGGCCTCGACCAGGCAGTCGTCACCGAGCGAGATGCCCACGCCGGCGTTCGCCCCGATCAGGCTGCGCTCGCCGATGCTGATCCTCTCGGTGCCGCCGCCGGAGAGGGTGCCCATGATCGACGCGCCGCCGCCGACGTCCGCGCCGTCCCCGACCACCACGCCCTGCGAGATCCGCCCCTCGACCATCGAGGCGCCGAGCGTGCCGGCGTTGTAGTTCACGAACCCCTCGTGCATGACGGTGGTGCCGGCGGCGAGGTGCGCGCCCAGCCGCACCCGGTCGGCGTCGGCGATCCGCACCCCGGACGGCATGACGTAGTCGGTCATCCGGGGGAACTTGTCCACCCCGTACACGGCGAGGTGGCGGCCGGCGGCCCGCTCGATCACCCGCAGCTCGTCCACCCGCTCCGGCGGGCACGGTCCGGCGGACGTCCAGGCCACGTTCGGCAGCTTGCCGAAGACGCCGTCGAGGTTCAGCTCGTTGGGCCGCGCCAGGCGGTGGGAGAGCAGATGCAGTCGCAGGTACGCGTCGGCGGTGTCCTTGATCGGGTCGTCCAGCGAGCCGATCACGGTGACCACCTCGACCGTACGCAGACCGGGCAGGGCGCGATCACCGATCGCGCCGGGCGGCAGGTCCAGCACGTCCGCGTGTTCCTCGCCGGGGACCAGGGGCAGCTCGCCGAGGCCGAGTTTCCCGGTCGGGTACCAGGTGTCGAGCACCTGGTCACCAGCGGTCACGGTGGCCAACCCGATGCCCCAGGCAGACTGTGCGGACGTCACGGTTTCACCCTTCGTTCACGATCACGGGACCGAACCGCTCACTCCCGGCCCCCCACGGCCTGACGGTACCGTGCGAATCATGGAGAACCCGCTGACCCCCGAGGTCCTCGCCGATCCGGTGGCGTTGACCCGCGCCCTGGTAGACATAGAATCCGTCTCCCTGAA
The sequence above is a segment of the Micromonospora sp. WMMD882 genome. Coding sequences within it:
- a CDS encoding S8 family serine peptidase, producing MSGTRRSIGVGLALGLLLGGPAALPGTSPATAIGPGPTTTPAIGPGPTSTPGGGRPVTVTLLTGDRVTVAGKGVTVRPGPGRDGMTFLTRRSAGQLTVIPRDAAPLIRSGQVDQRLFDVAGLVAAGYDDARRDTLPLLLRYRGGAKRSGPAAAGTRVTRELPAIGGAAVTAAKDRAGAVWTTLTTGTSTTRVGTAEGVERIWLDGRRRVTLDRSVAQIGAPEAHRAGWTGRGVRVAVLDTGVDTTHPDLAGRVAQSRNFSDATDPDDTVGHGTHVASTIGGSGAGADGRYAGVAPDVTLFSGKVCESDWCTDSAILAGMQWAAVDLDATVVNVSLGGPDGPAVDPLEEAIENLTAQTGALFVVAAGNDGSDASVGSPGSADAALTVGAVDRDDTLADFSSRGPRPYDGGIKPDITAPGVGIVAARAAEGRIGQPVGERYVSLSGTSMATPHVAGAVALLAQQHPDANAGQLKALLMASARPHPEQTAYQQGAGRVDSAAAVGQQVTSDPPSVSFGTARWPHDDDTPVDRRVAYRNADDAPVTLTLTLEVTGPDGRPAPAGVFRLAAGQVTVPAGGRAEVTVTADTRVAGPDGHYTGRLVARAGTSTTVTPLAIDREVESYDLTVETLDLAGARTDDHFTDLYGLDGFLARGVYGADGLATVRLPKGRYGLVSASLPPDGDGFTLLAQPELVVDRDQRVTADARRSGPVRMTVPEPSAVPAMADVSVQFNGTDVGYGFGFGGADFTGVRTGPIGRKTSADRFAATLSGQWAHGEAEISPYLYATAETFGGALPNGFVKDYRRRDLAAVHQRFHAGTGTEADRAVFPAPENIWSASAIGVPTSLPGGRVEYVNTAPGLKWWSILETGERDADGWLEIQTSLLSPDTAYQAGRVYRDEWNAPPFGPTMGRPALGVVRFQDFIVVDIPTHSDARGHYGYSAASAERTRLYRGDDLVGESPYAGYGEFAVGPEPADYRVELTTERDFTDLSTVVTGSWTFRSAYADGDELVGHPLSAVRFTPRLDSSGAAPAGRAFTIPVTVQRQADTPAAPVTALTVDVSYDGGKSWQPANLRQQGDGWVATVRHPAKPGWVSLRAAVTTGDGGAAGHQVTQAYRLK
- the dapD gene encoding 2,3,4,5-tetrahydropyridine-2,6-dicarboxylate N-succinyltransferase codes for the protein MTSAQSAWGIGLATVTAGDQVLDTWYPTGKLGLGELPLVPGEEHADVLDLPPGAIGDRALPGLRTVEVVTVIGSLDDPIKDTADAYLRLHLLSHRLARPNELNLDGVFGKLPNVAWTSAGPCPPERVDELRVIERAAGRHLAVYGVDKFPRMTDYVMPSGVRIADADRVRLGAHLAAGTTVMHEGFVNYNAGTLGASMVEGRISQGVVVGDGADVGGGASIMGTLSGGGTERISIGERSLIGANAGVGISLGDDCLVEAGCYVTAASKITLPDGRTVKARELSGVAGLLFWRNSVTGALEARPRAGQGITLNAALHAND